The following proteins come from a genomic window of Stigmatopora nigra isolate UIUO_SnigA chromosome 9, RoL_Snig_1.1, whole genome shotgun sequence:
- the esyt2a gene encoding extended synaptotagmin-2: MSNSGTPAPDGRAPTPQRAPSTGPPPEEPSGGVGSSLTDVAEMWVKFGKTFATILPIYVLGYLEFSFSWVLIGLAALFYWRRAHGDRDHHVNRALAFLEHRDAVVKKALPTTELPPWVHYPDVERVEWLNKTVKQMWPFICQFVDKLFRDSIEPAVRGASPYLASFCFSKIDMGDKPIRVNGVKVYTENVDKRQVIMDLQISFAGNTEIDVDVKKYYCRGGIKSIQLHGVMRVVMEPLLGDMPLIGALSVFFLQKPLLDLNWTGLTNILDIPGLNGLCDNLIQDIIAGILVLPNRISIPLVGESQLEQLLFPVPQGILRIHFLEGQDLVGKDKFLGGLIKGKSDPYGVIRVGNQLFQSKVIHDTVNPKWNAVYEAEVMDPAGQNVEVQLYDEDTDKDDRLGSVTIDVGELAKERKVDEWFSLDDVATGKLHLRLEWLSLLATPDKLDQALAAIRADRGKANEGPSSALLVVFLDSAKHLPAGKKVTSDPSPFVELRVANKSNESKTRYKTDEPVWEEAFSFFIHNPRTQDLEVEVKDAKHDDCSLGTLVVPLSRLLEAPDMTLQQQFPLRNSGPGSCLKMKMALRVLCLEEEGEVASPGSERDRTPARGDPTEPAPDTIPRSASASAQDVLRRRQRREEDEAPRQREPSWSHSGSQLFPEGAKEATPSIASDISNPLAAQELQQRLQQMHNGSGLNYFPLGEIQLSVVHSSQKNKLVVTVHACRNLISFSDHGSDPYVRLYLLPDKRRSGRRKTHTFKKTLNPVYEQTFEFSVSLVELHRRTLDVAVKNGGGLLSRHKGLLGKALVSLNPEDTAKGWTQWYDLSEDGQRKPHHL, translated from the exons ATGAGTAACAGCGGGACGCCAGCCCCGGATGGACGGGCCCCCACGCCCCAAAGGGCGCCCTCTACCGGCCCCCCGCCGGAAGAGCCCTCGGGCGGGGTGGGCTCGTCCCTGACGGACGTGGCGGAGATGTGGGTCAAGTTCGGCAAGACCTTCGCCACCATCCTGCCCATCTACGTCCTGGGCTACTTGGAGTTTAGCTTCAGTTGGGTCCTGATCGGACTGGCCGCCCTTTTCTACTGGAGGCGAGCCCACGGCGACCGGGACCACCATGTCAATCGCGCCTTGGCCTTCCTGGAGCACCGGGACGCCGTCGTCAAGAAGGCGCTGCCCACCACCGAGCTGCCGCCGTGG GTTCATTATCCGGACGTGGAGAGAGTGGAATGGCTCAATAAG ACGGTGAAGCAGATGTGGCCGTTCATCTGCCAGTTTGTGGACAAGTTGTTCCGGGACAGCATCGAACCGGCTGTGCGGGGGGCCAGCCCCTACCTGGCATCCTTCTGCTTCTCCAAGATCGACATGGGCGACAAG cctaTCCGGGTGAACGGCGTCAAGGTTTACACGGAGAATGTGGACAAGAGGCAGGTGATCATGGACTTGCAGATCAG TTTTGCGGGAAACACGGAGATTGACGTAGATGTCAAGAAGTACTACTGCAGGGGAGGAATCAAGAGCATCCAG CTTCACGGCGTGATGCGGGTGGTGATGGAGCCTCTCCTTGGAGACATGCCACTGATCGGAGCGCTCTCTGTCTTCTTTCTCCAAAAACCC CTCCTGGATCTCAACTGGACAGGTCTAACCAACATCCTGGACATTCCCGGGCTCaa CGGGCTGTGCGACAACCTGATCCAGGACATCATCGCGGGCATCCTGGTGCTCCCCAACCGCATCAGCATCCCCCTGGTGGGCGAGTCCCAACTGGAGCAGCTCCTCTTCCCCGTCCCCCAA GGCATCCTCCGCATCCACTTCCTGGAAGGCCAGGACCTGGTGGGCAAGGACAAGTTCCTTGGCGGTCTCATCAAGGGCAAGTCGGACCCCTACGGCGTCATCCGGGTGGGAAACCAACTTTTCCAGAGCAAAGTCATCCACGACACGGTCAACCCCAAGTGGAACGCCGTCTACGAG GCCGAAGTGATGGACCCCGCCGGGCAGAATGTGGAAGTGCAACTCTACGACGAAGACACCGACAAAGACGACAGGCTGGGAAG CGTCACCATCGACGTGGGCGAGTTGGCCAAAGAGCGGAAAGTGGACGAG TGGTTCAGTCTGGACGACGTCGCCACCGGGAAGTTGCACCTGAGGCTGGAGTGGTTGTCTCTTTTGGCCACGCCCGACAAGCTGGACCAG GCTCTGGCCGCCATCCGCGCCGACCGCGGCAAAGCCAACGAGGGCCCCTCCTCGGCGCTGTTGGTGGTCTTCTTGGACTCGGCCAAACACCTCCCc GCCGGGAAAAAAGTGACCAGCGATCCCAGTCCTTTCGTGGAGCTTCGAGTGGCTAACAAGTCCAACGAGAGCAAG ACGCGCTACAAAACCGACGAGCCCGTCTGGGAAGAAGCCTTCTCCTTCTTCATCCACAATCCCAGGACTCAAGATCTGGAAGTGGAG GTGAAAGACGCCAAGCACGACGACTGCTCCTTGGGGACCCTCGTCGTACCCCTGAGCCGCCTGCTGGAGGCGCCGGATATGACACTGCAGCAGCAGTTTCCCCTGCGCAACTCGGGACCCGGATCCTGCCTCAAGATGAAGATGGCTCTGCGG GTGTTATGTCTGGAAGAAGAAGGCGAAGTGGCCTCCCCCGGGTCCGAGCGGGACCGGACGCCGGCCCGGGGCGACCCCACGGAGCCGGCCCCCGACACCATCCCGCGCTCGGCCTCCGCTTCGGCCCAGGACGTCTTGAGGCGGCGGCAACGGCGGGAAGAGGACGAGGCCCCGCGGCAGAGGGAGCCCAGTTGGTCCCACTCGGGGTCGCAGCTTTTCCCGGAAGGGGCCAAAGAGGCCACGCCCAGTATCGCCTCGGACATCTCCAACCCGTTGGCGGCTCAGGAGTTGCAACAGAGACTCCAGCAGATGCACAA TGGCTCTGGGCTCAACTACTTCCCCCTGGGCGAGATTCAACTAAGCGTAGTCCACAGCTCCCAGAAGAACAAGTTGGTGGTGACGGTCCACGCCTGCAG GAACCTGATCTCGTTCAGCGACCACGGCTCGGACCCGTACGTCCGTCTCTACTTGCTTCCTGACAAGCGGCGATCGGGACGGAGGAAAACTCACACGTTCAAGAAAACGCTCAACCCCGTTTACGAGCAGAC GTTCGAGTTCAGCGTGTCGTTGGTGGAGCTCCACAGGAGGACGCTGGACGTGGCCGTCAAGAACGGCGGAGGCCTGTTGTCGAGGCACAAAGGCCTTCTGGGAaag GCGTTGGTGAGTTTGAATCCCGAGGACACGGCCAAGGGTTGGACGCAATG GTATGATCTGAGTGAAGATGGCCAAAGGAAGCCTCACCATCTTTAA
- the LOC144201857 gene encoding receptor-type tyrosine-protein phosphatase N2-like has product MLPLSSFLHLLLFLLLRTSSPASADRRFGCLFEADLCTPLELCVNDGMFGRCRSAPVQDAYSYDVTLPVVQHFRLLLDKMAAAGLTWEDDTSQHILAKELSKVRRIPQRSPSNTWSAAPVEAELSRNLQAYLRRVGLLPKPDLPVSETSPSFKVQRKPSADELRLLLGYLRLALRPVSAPGSSRSRPDAPGPPAKDPLTSVDEKFIQKVLKNMGRQHLDVERLTPHDMDQLSDFIVDALQVVDKNGHGVRARDSEGGEEEGGRKEDEDAETSSPLPPAGVQSLSNDDKVKGKAGDGNVFGKLLSYLDQKASGSSSSTPPPAPPPHDRRQDSLQKKDAAQSLEEVSAVAGWLRETGPAPPLRPPPAVAKYQHADRKAPEELQLDVKAADDDVFGYVITDTDVLPTDQGLHLMEILAAMARIQITDMAELSVVGPAVTFKVSPNRQNVTTADVARVAEAKKTLLEKEAKLSILETGVANGKEILSIPGKYSQAESTKFLALTVASVSCMAGVLLASSVVYCLRHRSHHKLKEKLSNLGTDAGQDATAAYQELCRQRMSGKPPAERPEPSSSRINSVSSQFSDGGGGGGGGGASAVSPSARGSLSSWSEEPAQPSMDISTGHMILSYMEDHLKNKNRLEKEWEALCAYQAEPNACTAGLKDGNAKKNRSPAVVAYDHSRITLRLENSQGNSDYINASPIMDHDPRNPAYIVTQGPLPSTVADFWQMVWENGCVVIVMLTPLVENGVKQCYHYWPDEGSNLYHIYEVNLVSEHVWCDDFLVRSFYLKNMQTNETRTVTQFHFLTWLNQNVPETSRTLLDFRRKVNKCYRGRACPIIVHCSDGAGRSGTYVLVDMVLNKMAKGAKEIDIAATLEHLRDQRPGMVNTKDQFEFALTTVAEEVNAILKSLPQ; this is encoded by the exons ATGCTGCCGCTTTCCTCCTTCCTCCACCTgctccttttcctcctcctgcGGACCTCCTCCCCCGCCTCGGCCGACAGGCGCTTCG GTTGTTTGTTTGAGGCCGATCTGTGCACGCCGTTGGAACTGTGCGTCAACG ATGGGATGTTCGGAAGGTGCCGCTCCGCTCCCGTCCAGGACGCTTACTCGTACGACGTCACCCTGCCCGTCGTCCAACACTTTAGACTGCTGCTGGACAAGATGGCTGCTGCGG GTTTGACGTGGGAGGACGACACCAGCCAGCACATTCTGGCCAAAGAACTTTCCAAAGTCAGAAGGATTCCTCAGCGCTCGCCCTCAAATACCTG GTCGGCGGCGCCGGTGGAGGCGGAGCTAAGCAGGAACCTGCAGGCCTATCTGCGACGCGTCGGACTCCTCCCAAAG CCCGACCTCCCCGTCTCCGAGACGTCTCCGTCCTTCAAAGTCCAGCGGAAGCCGTCGGCCGACGAATTGCGACTCCTGCTGGGCTACCTGAGGCTTGCACTCCGACCCGTCTCGGCCCCAGGGAGCTCCCGGTCCAGACCCGACGCCCCGGGACCTCCCGCCAAGGACCCTCTTACGTCGGTGGACG AAAAGTTCATCCAGAAGGTGTTGAAGAACATGGGCCGGCAGCACCTGGACGTGGAGCGACTGACGCCTCACGACATGGACCAGCTGTCCGATTTCATCGTGGATGCCCTGCAAGTGGTGGACAAAAATGGGCACGGCGTTCGAGCCCGAGACTCGGAAGGCGGGGAAGAAGAAGGAGGGCGGAAGGAGGACGAGGATGCGGAGACCAGCTCTCCCCTTCCGCCCGCAG GCGTCCAATCGCTGAGCAACGATGACAAAGTGAAGGGAAAG GCCGGCGATGGAAACGTCTTTGGCAAACTGCTGAGTTACCTGGACCAAAAGgcctctggctcctcctcctccacgccACCGCCGGCTCCGCCCCCCCATGACAGACGCCAAGACTCGCTGCAGAAGAAGGACGCGGCGCAGTCTCTGGAGGAAGTCTCGGCGGTGGCGGGCTGGCTGAGGGAGACTGGCCCGGCTCCGCCCCTTCGCCCACCCCCCGCCGTGGCCAAATACCAGCACGCCGATCGGAAGGCGCCCGAGGAACTGCAGCTGGACGTCAAGGCGGCCGACGACGACGTCTTCGGATACGTCATCACCGACACCGA CGTTCTTCCGACGGACCAAGGTCTGCACTTGATGGAGATTTTGGCCGCCATGGCGCGAATCCAGATCACCGACATGGCCGAGTTGTC ggtggtgGGCCCGGCCGTTACCTTCAAAGTCAGCCCCAACCGGCAAAATGTCACCACGGCGGATGTGGCTCGGGTGGCTG AGGCGAAGAAAACGTTGCTGGAGAAGGAAGCCAAACTCAGCATTTTGGAGACCGGAGTCGCCAac GGCAAGGAGATCCTGTCCATCCCGGGCAAGTACAGCCAGGCCGAGTCCACCAAGTTCCTGGCCCTGACCGTGGCGTCCGTCTCGTGCATGGCCGGCGTGCTGCTGGCGTCCAGCGTGGTCTACTGCCTCCGACACCGCTCGCACCACAAACTCAAGGAGAAGCTCAGCAACCTGGGAACGGACGCCGGACAGGACGCCACCGCCGCCTACCAG GAGCTCTGCCGTCAGCGAATGTCGGGGAAACCCCCCGCCGAGCGTCCGGAGCCCAGCTCGTCCCGCATCAACAGCGTGTCGTCGCAATTCAgcgacggtggcggcggcggcggagggggcggggcttcggCCGTCAGCCCCTCGGCCCGCGGAAGCCTGTCGTCCTGGAGCGAGGAGCCCGCTCAGCCCAGCATGGACATCTCCACTGGCCACATGATCTTG TCATACATGGAAGACCACCTGAAGAACAAGAACCGGCTGGAGAAGGAGTGGGAGGCCTTGTGCGCGTACCAGGCCGAGCCCAACGCGTGCACGGCGGGCCTGAAGGACGGCAATGCCAAGAAGAATCGCTCGCCCGCCGTGGTGGCCT ACGATCATTCCCGCATCACTTTGCGACTGGAAAACAGTCAAGGCAACTCGGACTACATCAACGCCAGCCCTATT ATGGACCACGACCCCCGAAACCCCGCCTACATCGTCACGCAAGGCCCGCTGCCGTCCACCGTGGCCGACTTCTGGCAG aTGGTTTGGGAGAACGGCTGCGTGGTGATCGTCATGCTAACGCCGTTGGTGGAGAACGGCGTCAAACAGTGCTACCACTACTGGCCAGACGAGGGCTCCAATCTATACCACATTTACGAG GTCAATCTGGTGTCGGAGCACGTCTGGTGCGACGACTTCCTGGTGCGGAGCTTCTACCTGAAGAACATGCAGACCAACGAAACCCGCACCGTCACGCAGTTCCACTTCCTGACCTGGCTCAACCAGAACGTCCCCGAGACCAGTCGCACTCTCCTGGACTTTCGCAG gaAGGTCAACAAA
- the tmem71 gene encoding transmembrane protein 71 encodes MSLFFSGAATSSPIRRWLRSSPAHPSPDESLLSPDSSYICYAAEDGAPSIWRRLSPRLLTNGYYAVTDDSFLRDQDGNVSLGPCAAAVSYKENLFRVFRRRRRKSGGASLTRPLSDVNESHQTWMDESILAGVLRRDQQLWTEETIWPVDKDNDDGGGGCSFFAYDPCQTDPPPDKEAPPTKGMIQEEIGSEICQGTKRSNPPLGGLSEVPPPPVFHGAAWRHPRRHTQSSGQFQNKATDRVDIWI; translated from the exons ATGTCGCTCTTCTTCTCTGGAGCGGCGACCA GTTCACCCATAAGACGATGGCTGAGGTCTAGCCCCGCCCACCCGAG TCCGGACGAGTCCCTGTTGTCTCCCGACTCCTCCTACATATGCTACGCGGCGGAGGACGGCGCCCCGTCCATCTGGCGCCGCCTCTCGCCCCGCCTCCTCACCAACGGCTACTACGCCGTGACCGACGACAGCTTCCTGCGGGACCAGGACGGCAACGTGTCGCTGGGGCCGTGCGCCGCCGCCGTGTCCTACAAGGAGAATCTTTTCAG AGTTTTCCGGAGGCGGCGGCGTAAAAGCGGCGGCGCCTCGTTGACACGTCCGTTGAGCGACGTGAACGAGAGCCACCAGACCTGGATGGACGAGTCCATTTTGGCCGGCGTCTTGCGTCGAGACCAACAGCTGTGGACGGAAGAAACGATTTGGCCGGTGGACAAAGACAATgacgatggcggcggcggctgcaGCTTCTTCGCTTACG ACCCCTGTCAAACGGACCCACCTCCCGACAAGGAGGCCCCGCCCACCAAAGGGATGATCCAGGAGGAGATTGGATCCGAAATCTGCCAAGGAACCAAACGCTCCAACCCCCCCCTAGGCGGACTGTCGGAGGTCCCGCCTCCTCCCGTCTTTCACGGCGCCGCTTGGCGCCATCCGCGACGGCACACGCAATCTTCaggtcaatttcaaaataaagcaacGGATAGAGTGGATATATGGATATAA